CTGGTGCATTACCGAATTCAGAAATAACGACTTTGGCAGAGAAGGAAAACTGAGATCACCTGCACTGAATCGATCTACGAGACAAGTCAGGAAAATTAACTCTTCTCCTGCCACCATGCAGCTTGGGGGATTACCTGACTCATTAGAGCTCCCTTTCTAGAGTAGCTCTGAAGAACATTTGATGAGTCACTTATTCAACAATTTTCACACGAATTACCCAAGGAATCgtttttttcattatttacccaGCTGGCTTCCTCTCAACTCAAATGACTTTACTAAAGTCACAAGGGAGGTACGGGTCATCCAGCTGTCCAGGAGTCAGGGGAGCagaattctattcctggctctgccactgatctcctgcgtgaccttggggaagtcatttAGCCTCACTGTTCCTCATTTTCccaatctgtgaaatggggagaatATCACTTTGAGATCCACCTACAAGAAGAGCTCTATATAAGAGCTAGCTagctatattttaataaaaaggcaggaagagcagccttgCCCAGAGGAGTATATGCTTCAAAGAGGGTATTAGTGTACTCACAGGATTCGGTCGCACAGCATACACTCGCTGCTGTGGGTCACACCATCTGTGCCACACACCATCTGGGAGCTCCGGGTGCACAGTACTCTCCCTTTGGTTTGGGGGTACTGACTGCAGTTGACCTGTTGATATGACACAACAGAATACTGGGGTGAGCGGTCACCCTGGGAGAacgcccctgccctgctctcttTGTGGGTTTGAGAATGGAAGGAAAGTCAGCGGGTGCCAGGTTTGGGAGATGTCCATGTAAATATTCAGCTTGAAGAAGAATATGTCTGGTTTTCTCTCTTGGGGTGGAAgactgggcttgtctacacttaccgggggatcgacGCATCGGCggagacctgctaaattgaccgcagatcgctctcccatcgactcctgtaccccactggatcgagaagagtaaggggagtcgacgggagagcgacaCCGCATAGCATGAACCCCACGGTAAGTAGCTTTAAGCTATGTTgacttgagttacgctattcacgtaactcaaattgcgtagcttagatcacatttcccctgtagtgtagaccaggccttagacagtATAGGAAGGAGAGGTCTGCAGTCCAGTTCTAAACGTGAGTCACAACTGGGCCCTTTGTGGATAAAACGGCCTGACGGGAATCCAGCTAGTCAAAGCCACTCTGGGCCTGTTGGACGAAGAGTCAGCAGCCGCAGGACAAGTTCTGAGCTACCCAGGATGGGGCAGAGATGGAGACTATGTTTGCGGTCTCAGCTCTGCAGGGATGGCTAAGCGGGCAGCAGTGACTACCCGTTACCGTCCACATGCTGTTGTTTTATGCTACCACTCCTTTCAGGGGCAGGGACTATCCTTCGTCTTCATGTCCGTACAGCACCTCGTacagcggggccctgatccctgctgGGGCCGTGAGGCCCCACCACAACCCGAATAATACTATCTTCTGTCCATGACAACGAGAAGCATTGAGCAGTCCCTGGCGTTGTGTATGAAATGCAGCCTCACCTTTGCTGGAGCAGCGTTGGCACATTCCCCCTCAGACATTACTGTAATGCCGTTTCCAGTTCTCCTGCAGAAGGGCGAAAGGGTAGGGAATGACATGCAGTTACAGTGCCACCGCCCTCTCCCGGGAGCATAGCCAGGGTGAGTCCTTGGCACCTTCACCGCACTGGGCTGGGGCTTCCAAGTCTATGAGgacttttaaaatcacattttgctggggcaggaggggccatGGACGCTTGTTGCATCGTAATTGACTGTCATCGTTTTAATCTTCCGCTCTtgcctcttctgctctgtttgtttcatggcaaggcaccaAGGACCACGCACTGCTAGCCATGAGAGAAAGGACTACTCCATTACACTTGTAAAAGGAGAAAGGCAAGGTATTGGAAGCCGTTGCTCATACTCACCTCATCTCTGAACACAAGACGCATCTGTTGCTGTATGTTTTTCCGTCAGTGCCACAAATGGGTTCCCAGGAATTTCTGCAGAGAATTGCTTCACCCTTTATTCCATGCAGAATTCGCCTGCAGTCCACCTAAAAAGAGGGTGAAATAATATCTGATGTTTCTTTGCATCCTTATCCGGTTAGACTTTTTTTTGCGATTTAACAGAACTTGAGACCTATCCTCCCAGAAGGATTAAAATCATAGCATCTTCATTTACAACTACACTCCTCAGTAGCAGAGAACCATTAGGGTACAATGTTGCatacaacaaacacacacaccacagctCCTCTGATCTTTATTGAGACCACGTTTCAGTGTGTTAGGTCTCTCTCAGGGTCCGATTCACATAAGAAGATAACAGCCTACTTCTGCTACCTGCTAACAGAGTTATTCCTTTATTAGAGTAGCAAAAGCCTGTACAATTAGTGCTGAATGTATCAGGTTTCATCTTTGCTGACATCCCATGTCAGGGGATTATTGCATATACATTTACTGTAGAAGAAACGGCTGGGTGTTTTCTATACTGACCTCTTATGATGTTTGGTGGCTGCCTACCTACAAGGGATCGGGACTTTGATATCTGTCTCATCCGACAGACAGCACCCACCAGATGACAAAAAGGAAAACTGATGAGAGCTTGTCAAATAACACTAAAAACGATCAAAAAATAGGTATCGTGAGTTCACATTGTTGTTACTTGTGGGGCCATATTGGCCATTGTGTGTGAGTATTCAAACCAATGCTGGTTAATTTGTAAAAACTTCCAGGAATCCTGAAAGTTTCAGGGATTGTAGCCTGAATATTGACTGGTCAGGAATTCAGACCAGGAGGCTGAGAGtcattcttatttaaaaaatttcAGACATCCATTCAGAGAGCAGGAACAAGATCATGTGACCAGGcaaccaaacaaaataaagaatGTCAAGTGGACCAACTTGGCTTGCAAACAAGGCTGAAATTTGTTCATATCAGCTGCTTGCACCTCAAATATACGTTGATTCAGGTTCATTTTGTGAATGATTTATGAGCATTAAGATGGGCCAAGCTCATCACATAGTTTATTGAAAGAGCTCTAAAACTGGCACGACGTAAGCGGATTCCAAGCCCCCGGTGGCAATGTTGCAGGCACACGCCCACATGGCCTTTGACCCTTACCAAGCTGAGGTATGTGAACATGCACTAATAATTGTGAGCGATTAACAGGAGCAGTTACATGTGTCCCTCTTCTTTCCTTGCATCCATAAAGACAGAAGCATTTAGGTAAAGTCAACCCTGCCATCAAGTTACCATGTACATGCATCATGGTGAGGGGAAACACtcatggcaaaaacaaaaaaaaaagcaatttctCTAAACTCTTTCATCTCAAAGGATCCTAAAAGGTTTCAGAttcttaggccccaatcctgcaaacacttgcacaCCTGCAAACCCTTAAGTAGACATGGCGCATTCAGCCAGGAGGGGGCACTGTCTCCCTCATACATACTTTATTCTGAACTAGTTCAGGTAGCCAAATAAACCAGTGGGAGAAAGAATGgagtctcttcccctctcccgaGAGCTCACTTCAAAGCCAGTGCTGTGTGAAGAGGCAATCTGGCCAGGTTTGCAATGAGGAGGAGAGTTACATCTGGAAGAGAGGGGATTTTTAGCctctaagccaggggtaggcaactatGGCGCGTgtaccgaaggcggcacgcgagctgattttcagtggcactcacactgcctgggtcctggccaccggtccggggggctctgcattttaatttaattttaaatgaagcttcttaaacattttaaaaaccttatttactttacatacaacaatagtttagttctatattatagacttctagaaagagaccttctaaaaacgttaaaatgtattcctggcacgtgaaaccttaaattagagtgataaATGAAGActtagcacaccacttctgaaaggttgccgacccctgctctaagctaTAATCACTGTGCATAGCTCCAAATATTTTAAATCCTCTCCAACTTGCCGGTATTAATACCGGGGAAAGGGATTCTCATTTTCTGATTTTATCGTTGATTGCTCTGGGGAACACAAAGAACGAGGGATGCTGTTCTGAAGAATGTTATTACAAGACTTCCCTGTACAGCATCATCTGCTAATTCCATTAATGTGCCATTTGCTCCCGCTTCCATGCAATTAATGAAGTTAAACCAGACAACTGTGACCTTTGCAGGTCCCCGCTAGCCTCCTTCCTGTACTCAACACATTGCGTAGATCATCTGCCTTATGTGACAGTGTTCATATCCAAGGCAATTTGAAATCCTATCAAAGAGGATTCCTTGGAGTTGCatatctccctctagtggctggaccTCATAAGTGCATATTAGCCTACTACCGCTGCCCCCTGATGGAATTTGCTCCTTTTGTTCATGAGGTAGGGCCCATGCTTTTGGATCTGGAGTTCCTGGGTtctaaccctgctgatgacccacgaAAAACTAGGTAGTGGCTTTTACTCTCCAAACCAATTCCAGTTATTCAATAAAGTCCTGTTGTATCACAAGCCGCTCCATGTCCTTCACACTTCCATCTGGAATTCTGTTAGAAAATATAACCAAGCTGTCGCTAACATGGTTTGTTCATTATAACCCAGAGCTTGTCATAGAACATAGGAGCATCGGAACTGCCAGATTTGAACAGACACCAGGTCCATATACTCCAggattctgtctctgacagtgcctagtaccagatgcttcagaggaagatctCTGAATCCAACAGCAGGCAGATAGGGGCAGTCTGTCCCCCGCATTAGCCCTCATCCTAGTCCCTCGTAGCTAAAGATTAGGGTAACCATGAAGTTTTACATCTCTTCCAAAATTTTTGTTAGCATTAGTGATAACGCTGGATATTCTTGTAATCCACATAAAGGTCCAacctctttgaatcttgctagctgcttggcctcaatgacttcctgtggcaatgaaaTCCACTGTctaattatgcattgtgtgaaaaagtgtttcctttttgaatttgccaccttttcaTTTCAATGAATGTGTCTTTGTTCTTGTGTGGAggacagggaaaacagaagctctAATCTACCTTCTCTAAACCATTCTTTAGTTTAGAGACTTTTCTCGTGTCCCCTGTTCTCCATCTCCTTTTTAAGGTGACAATCCCCatcttttcaatctttcttcatgaGTGTTTAGCCAGACTCCTCATCAGCCTGACAGCCCTGCTGTGAACCAGGGCTGATGGCTTGCGACTCCAGTGCCAACTAGACACTTAGAGATTGCCCCTTTGTTCCTGGATTTTGCTAGAGAGTGAAGTTAGATTTACCGGAATGATAATGCCGTTGCCAACACCTTGGTTCTCTCTTCCGTTGCTGCCAGACTGTGTTCCACAGTCTCCACCGTACGGAGCTGTGCCTTGCTGCATGCTGGAAGGAAGGGAGAGGTAGAGCATGAGCTTCTTGTAGTGTAGCCCTGGCAGTAAAGCCTCTAACAAGGGTGAACGCACAGACATCAGCTTCCTGCCTGTTCTTATTAGATGAGATTTCTCTAATACACCTTCAGGATCCAATTTCCAGGTCACCTACCTGCTTGGCGCTAAAACGAAGCTTTCTATGGAGCTGTTCCCCTCCATTCTCATTGTGTTTTCCTCCCTCTGTCTGGTCTTTTTAAGGGGTAGGGGACTGGGCAAATGACTTTGGTCCCTCATTGGAAAAGAAAGCCTAATATGGATTATCTCCATTAAGGTTACGTTGAAACAGGAGAATGGCTGCCATCAGGCAGAGGCAACtcatgggcagggtgggggacatGCTGGGTCAcatgcttcccccccacccccagatttgctgcttggcttgtagtgagcatgctcacacagacTGAGCATGGTCAGTaacactgtggaagctggctgccctccctctgcccctccccgcccccactatcagcaggcatGGGTCATTTCTTCCATCGGGGAATCTTTGATCCAAAGACAATCACAGACAGAGTGGAAGTCAGTGGATGTGCCCAGTATTCTTTCAGACTCGATGGAAGGAGCAATTAAACTTGTTTACGGAGTAGAGATAGGTACAAACAATGAAGGGACTGCCCAAGGCACGTGGCAGGTTAGAGCTAAATCATGTGTGTGGAGGGGTTTCCCTGATTACAAATACAGTGGCTAGCAGATTGGTTGCAGGCTTTGTGTGCTGAAGGCagaaagccaggaggaggaggaggagggagttgtGAACATGACCCTGAAAAGAGAAGGCAGAAAGACAaagcttcttgggcacagagcccTTTGAACTGGCAGACTAGGGGATTTTGGAGTGAGGAAACAGCCTGCTATAGTATTCTCCTGTGGTCAGGGCAACAGGACAGTGGGGACATGTCTGCAAGAAACAAGACTGCACCACGAGTAAACCTGACTCTTATCATCAATGTCTCCTCCTGGTGGAAACAGCCCTGCAAGGCCTCGCGTATTGGCTAAGTGCTCAGGCCAAAGGGGCAACAATACTCTAGTCTCTGATGTCACTCACTGCAATGAGCACACCTGTCTGAACACCCAGCACCCATCCAGGTAGGAACGCAGGGACCCTGTGCTCTACATGCTGCTGTTTGATGGAGCGATCACAGAACAGCATGAGCCTGGCTCTCGGAAGGAAGAGACCACTGCAGGGGATAGCTGGCATCAGTGAAATTGGAGCCCAGTTCTGTCTGCCTTTCCCAATGAGCGGTGGCGACACGGCTCCTTGGCGTAGGGTGGGCATGGTGGCGGAGAGACACCGTGCATTTAAAAGTTGCTCCAATATTCGACAGAGTGCAAACCACTGTAGCTTAGGTTAGTGTTATTCCATTATTATCTGGGGATCGTTACTGTTGGCTAACATCAAAAACATTTCTCTGGGAGGACAGACAGATCAGATATGGGGGGTCAGAAGCTGGAAATATTTCTCTCCACTAAGAGTTAGTGCCATAACTTGTAACTTTGCCTGATTTCAGGCTGTTACCATGGTGGGGGCTAGACTGGGACAGCAGCTCGAACCATTGCTTGGGTCATTCAGAAGTAGCTATGTGTTTCCATACTCACCCTCCACACCCGCCATTTAGTCCACTATTGCCCTGAACAGCCTGGCcattggcagagcagggagaggtCCCACCAGACtggctgcagctgttctgtgaaaGGGACAGAAGCACATTGGATGTGGGGTTTCCTCTGGGCTCTTCTATAATCTTTGAGATCTTTCTGCCACTCCAACCACCCTCGCATCAGCAATGAAACTCCTGGCTGGGACTAGGAGCAGCACATCTGATATTCTGTTCCGGTCAGGCTCTGATACGCACCAGAACCTGTGGCGTGACCAGAGGTAAGACTTCTGTGAGCCCTGATCCACCATTGCCTTGCTCCTTGTGTCATTGTTTCCACCagtgcagagtgtgtgtgggtgAGAAACACTATCCAATCTGAatgcacccactttgcactggtgtcaatGGTGCAGGTTACTGGTGAAGTGGGCCTTACATTCAGTGCTTCCCAGTGTGACCTGCTATGTTAGCATTAGTGGGAGTGGGACCCAGAGCAGCTTGCACATGGGGTTGGTTTAGAGCAGCGGTGAAGTTCCCTCTATCTGTAAACTCCCTAAGCAGGCAACTCCGTGCACAGCCAGCCTGAGCACAACGATAACAATGCACAAAGCAAATATCACCCAGCCGTGGCACACGGTCACGGTGCAGTAATAAGCAACACAACAAAAGCCAAATGTAACCAGCCCAAAACCTGGTGTGAAAGCCCAGAACAGGAGAGGGGATTGGGGCGGAACAAACAGGGACTGCTCACTGCTCTCGGGAGCAGAGCAAACGGGCCTGCATTGTGACAACTCCTGGAATGAATAGGGACCGGGAGTGACAAAGCTGCTGTGAACTTGCTGAAGGTGAGAGCGTTACGGGAATGGGCTCAAAGATAAATACACCTGCAGAACGAGCGGAAAGAGGAGGACACCAGATACACATATAATGCAGATGTAAGATCACTAGAGAAAAGTCTCCCATGGAAAAGCGTTGGCTACAATCAATGCAGGGACACAAAAATCCATGGAAAAGATCCAAAACCAATTGCAGGCCCCAAACATCAG
This Chrysemys picta bellii isolate R12L10 chromosome 8, ASM1138683v2, whole genome shotgun sequence DNA region includes the following protein-coding sequences:
- the LOC101946694 gene encoding serine protease inhibitor Kazal-type 5-like isoform X3, with the translated sequence MEFWPLLRSGHFYCNRDNNPVRGPDGETHTNKCVMCRKMMASQVNNGLTGQGGNVNRSPTITDDCSEYRSQVDANGDLTCTKENDPVRDSSGRQHSNKCLMCANKFKQEAQRGIHFGRNTLQPTVNSLHGKSTNQNSCSQSGGTSPCSANGQAVQGNSGLNGGCGGMQQGTAPYGGDCGTQSGSNGRENQGVGNGIIIPVDCRRILHGIKGEAILCRNSWEPICGTDGKTYSNRCVLCSEMRRTGNGITVMSEGECANAAPAKVNCSQYPQTKGRVLCTRSSQMVCGTDGVTHSSECMLCDRILKTRSEIGIKHIGACAQK